In a genomic window of Bordetella petrii:
- the mmsB gene encoding 3-hydroxyisobutyrate dehydrogenase: MRPPSNRLTKPGCSATSRRRGPPARHIRWPTWAPRKTDPSRPRARRRAWPGCPARRDANHHSHDNTRRLHMSSIAFIGLGNMGAPMAHNLIKAGHSLTVFDLVPAAVQGLSDAGARAAGSAAEAVRGAEVVISMLPASKHVEALYLDNDLLSSIDPSALVIECSTIAPDSARKVAAAAQARGLAMIDAPVSGGTGGAAAGTLTFIVGGEPDALQRAMPVLQNMGKNIFHAGTAGAGQVAKICNNMLLGILMAGTSEALALGVANGLDPKVLSDIIAKSSGRNWATELYNPWPGVMEHAPASKGYAGGFGVDLMLKDLGLAAESALSSRSSIPLGELARNLYSLHSTGGSGKLDFSSIVNLYTHNT; the protein is encoded by the coding sequence ATCCGGCCACCCTCGAACAGGCTGACGAAGCCTGGGTGCAGCGCTACTTCGAGGCGCCGTGGCCCGCCGGCCAGGCACATCCGCTGGCCGACCTGGGCCCCGCGGAAAACTGATCCATCGCGCCCGCGGGCCCGCCGCCGGGCATGGCCCGGTTGCCCGGCCCGGCGGGACGCCAACCACCATTCCCACGACAACACCCGGAGACTACACATGAGCAGCATCGCATTCATCGGCCTGGGCAACATGGGCGCACCCATGGCGCACAACCTGATCAAGGCCGGTCACTCACTTACCGTGTTCGACCTGGTGCCCGCCGCCGTCCAGGGCCTGTCCGACGCCGGCGCGCGCGCGGCCGGCTCGGCCGCCGAAGCGGTGCGCGGCGCCGAAGTCGTCATATCCATGCTGCCGGCCAGCAAGCACGTCGAAGCGCTCTATCTCGACAACGACCTGTTGTCCAGCATCGACCCGAGCGCCCTGGTGATCGAATGCAGCACCATCGCCCCCGATTCGGCGCGCAAGGTCGCCGCCGCCGCGCAGGCGCGCGGCCTGGCCATGATCGACGCGCCGGTTTCGGGCGGCACGGGCGGTGCCGCCGCCGGCACGCTGACCTTCATCGTGGGCGGCGAGCCCGATGCGCTGCAGCGGGCCATGCCGGTGCTGCAGAACATGGGCAAGAACATCTTCCACGCGGGCACGGCAGGCGCCGGGCAGGTTGCCAAGATCTGCAACAACATGCTGCTGGGCATCCTGATGGCCGGCACTTCCGAAGCGCTGGCGCTGGGCGTGGCCAACGGCCTCGACCCCAAGGTGCTGTCGGACATCATCGCCAAGAGCTCCGGCCGCAATTGGGCCACCGAACTCTACAACCCCTGGCCCGGCGTCATGGAACACGCGCCGGCCTCCAAGGGCTACGCGGGCGGCTTCGGCGTCGACCTCATGCTCAAAGACCTGGGCCTGGCCGCCGAATCGGCGCTGTCGTCGCGCTCGTCCATTCCGCTGGGCGAACTGGCGCGCAACCTGTATTCGCTGCACAGCACGGGGGGGAGCGGCAAGCTCGATTTTTCCAGCATTGTCAACCTCTATACCCACAACACATGA
- a CDS encoding enoyl-CoA hydratase/isomerase family protein — MNAPVLFEEKTAANGMRLGFATLNAPQTLNGLSLEMVDLLAAQLDAWAHDAGLAAVVLQGAGGKAFSAGGDLHGLYRSMQQHRGQGAWANQHARDFFEREYRLDYRIHTYPKPVLCWGSGIVMGGGVGLMMGASHRVVSETTRIAMPEISIGLFPDVGGSWLLNRMPGRTGLFLALTGAQLNASDAFYAGIADFRLESADWPRLVEALLETPWAGQAGGPGDGSSPPRAINDGLLRRALLAHEPATPLQPGPLRQHAFQVNSLCSGNNLPEIYRAIADLKDHADPWLARAAATMLAGSPGSARLAFTLQQHTRLRSLADVFRTEYVAALACTVQGDFAEGIRALLIDKDKQPRWNPATLEQADEAWVQRYFEAPWPAGQAHPLADLGPAEN; from the coding sequence ATGAACGCCCCGGTGCTGTTCGAAGAAAAAACCGCCGCCAACGGCATGCGGCTGGGTTTTGCCACGCTGAATGCGCCGCAAACGCTCAATGGGCTATCGCTCGAAATGGTCGACCTGCTGGCCGCCCAGCTCGATGCCTGGGCGCATGACGCGGGGCTGGCCGCGGTGGTGCTGCAGGGCGCCGGCGGCAAGGCCTTCAGCGCGGGGGGCGACCTGCACGGCCTGTACCGCAGCATGCAGCAGCACCGGGGGCAGGGCGCCTGGGCCAATCAGCACGCGCGCGATTTCTTCGAACGCGAATACCGGCTGGACTACCGCATCCATACCTATCCCAAACCGGTGCTGTGCTGGGGCAGCGGCATCGTCATGGGTGGCGGCGTGGGCCTGATGATGGGCGCCAGCCACCGCGTGGTCAGCGAAACCACGCGCATCGCCATGCCCGAAATCTCGATCGGCCTGTTCCCCGACGTGGGCGGCAGCTGGCTGCTGAACCGCATGCCGGGGCGCACCGGGCTGTTCCTGGCGCTTACCGGCGCGCAACTGAACGCCTCCGATGCCTTCTACGCCGGCATTGCCGATTTCCGCCTCGAATCCGCCGACTGGCCACGCCTGGTCGAAGCCCTGCTCGAAACACCCTGGGCGGGGCAGGCGGGCGGCCCGGGCGACGGTTCCTCGCCGCCGCGCGCCATCAACGATGGCCTGCTGCGCCGCGCGCTGCTGGCCCACGAGCCGGCCACTCCGCTGCAGCCCGGGCCGCTGCGCCAGCATGCCTTCCAGGTCAACAGCCTGTGCAGCGGCAACAACCTGCCCGAAATCTACCGCGCCATCGCCGACCTGAAAGACCACGCCGACCCCTGGCTGGCGCGCGCGGCCGCCACCATGCTGGCGGGCTCGCCCGGTTCCGCCCGGCTGGCGTTCACCTTGCAGCAGCACACGCGGCTGCGCTCGCTGGCCGACGTCTTCCGTACCGAATACGTGGCCGCGCTGGCGTGCACGGTGCAGGGCGACTTCGCCGAAGGCATACGCGCGCTGCTCATCGACAAAGACAAGCAACCCAGATGGAATCCGGCCACCCTCGAACAGGCTGACGAAGCCTGGGTGCAGCGCTACTTCGAGGCGCCGTGGCCCGCCGGCCAGGCACATCCGCTGGCCGACCTGGGCCCCGCGGAAAACTGA
- a CDS encoding SPFH domain-containing protein: protein MLDTSTIVLIVLVVLALLIIIKAIAIVPQQHAWVVERLGKFDRVLSPGAGFVIPFIERVAYKHSLKEIPLDVPSQVCITRDNTQLQVDGVLYFQVTDAMRASYGSSNYISAITQLSQTTLRSVIGKLELDRTFEEREFINSTIVSSLDEAALNWGVKVLRYEIKDLTPPNEILRAMQAQITAEREKRALIAASEGRRQEQINIATGEREAAIARSEGEKQAQINQAQGEAAAVLAIAEATAKAITQVGEAVRQPGGMEAVNLKVAERYVDAFGNVAKEGNTLILPSNLSDVGGLIASAMAIVKTGKAS, encoded by the coding sequence ATGCTCGATACTTCCACCATCGTCCTGATCGTACTGGTCGTCCTGGCGCTGCTGATCATTATCAAGGCCATCGCCATCGTGCCCCAGCAGCATGCCTGGGTGGTCGAGCGGCTGGGCAAGTTCGACCGCGTGCTGTCGCCGGGCGCGGGCTTTGTCATTCCCTTTATCGAGCGGGTGGCGTACAAGCACTCGCTAAAAGAAATCCCGCTGGACGTGCCCAGCCAGGTCTGCATCACGCGCGACAACACTCAGCTGCAGGTCGACGGCGTGCTGTATTTCCAGGTCACCGATGCCATGCGCGCGTCCTACGGGTCGTCGAACTACATCTCGGCCATCACCCAGCTCTCGCAGACCACGCTGCGCTCGGTCATCGGCAAGCTCGAGCTCGACCGCACCTTCGAAGAACGCGAGTTCATCAACAGCACGATCGTCAGCTCGCTGGACGAAGCCGCGCTGAACTGGGGCGTGAAAGTGCTGCGCTACGAGATCAAAGACCTGACGCCGCCCAATGAAATCTTGCGGGCCATGCAGGCGCAGATCACGGCGGAACGCGAAAAGCGGGCCCTGATCGCCGCCTCCGAAGGGCGCCGCCAGGAACAGATCAACATCGCCACCGGCGAGCGCGAGGCCGCGATTGCCCGTTCCGAGGGCGAGAAACAAGCCCAGATCAACCAGGCGCAGGGCGAGGCGGCGGCCGTGCTGGCCATCGCCGAGGCCACGGCCAAGGCCATCACGCAGGTGGGCGAGGCGGTGCGCCAGCCCGGCGGCATGGAAGCCGTCAACCTGAAAGTGGCCGAGCGCTATGTAGACGCCTTCGGCAACGTGGCCAAGGAAGGCAACACGCTGATCCTGCCGTCGAACCTGTCGGATGTGGGTGGCCTGATCGCGTCGGCCATGGCCATCGTGAAGACCGGCAAGGCTTCTTGA
- a CDS encoding glutamine amidotransferase produces MNACDTSALPVLILHTGDPDDTLRGRHGDYAQMLRHAAGLAPQAAHIVRAHAGELPRAPADYRAVLITGSPAMVTDREPWSEQAAGWLKQAAAAGLPMFGVCYGHQLLVHALGGEVGYNPRGRELGTQAIECLPAAAGDPLMAGLPVNFPAQLLHAQTVTRLPAGAVTLARSTLDDHQLLRLAPGIYSSQFHPEFGPEFMRDHLLAYQADYAREGLDAGALADALKPTPTAASLLRRFLNLRQPAATAQR; encoded by the coding sequence ATGAACGCATGCGATACCTCCGCGTTGCCGGTCCTGATCCTGCACACCGGCGATCCCGACGACACCCTGCGCGGCCGCCACGGCGATTACGCGCAGATGCTGCGCCACGCGGCGGGCCTGGCCCCGCAGGCCGCGCACATCGTGCGTGCCCATGCGGGCGAACTGCCGCGGGCGCCGGCAGACTACCGCGCCGTGCTCATCACCGGCTCGCCCGCCATGGTCACCGACCGCGAGCCCTGGAGCGAACAGGCCGCCGGCTGGTTGAAGCAGGCCGCTGCCGCCGGCCTGCCCATGTTCGGCGTATGCTACGGGCACCAGCTGCTGGTCCATGCATTGGGCGGCGAGGTGGGCTACAACCCGCGCGGGCGCGAGCTGGGCACGCAAGCCATCGAATGCCTGCCGGCCGCCGCCGGCGACCCGCTAATGGCCGGCTTGCCGGTGAATTTTCCGGCGCAGCTGCTGCACGCCCAGACCGTTACGCGCCTGCCCGCCGGCGCCGTGACCCTGGCGCGTTCCACGCTCGATGACCACCAGTTGCTAAGGCTCGCGCCGGGCATTTATTCAAGCCAGTTCCACCCCGAATTCGGCCCGGAATTCATGCGCGATCACCTGCTCGCCTACCAGGCCGACTACGCGCGGGAAGGCCTGGACGCGGGCGCATTGGCCGACGCCCTCAAACCCACGCCCACCGCGGCCAGCCTGCTGCGGCGCTTCCTCAACCTGCGGCAACCCGCCGCCACGGCGCAGCGGTAG
- a CDS encoding RnfH family protein: protein MANDAPLRVCVCHAESAASAWQCSLELPAHATVGDAVQASGFAARFPGKDAWQLGVGVFGKLCRADTPLADGDRVEIYRPLDFDPKESRRRRAEHRRAKAARQGRERPPGLL from the coding sequence ATGGCGAATGACGCCCCGTTGCGCGTGTGCGTGTGCCATGCCGAATCCGCGGCATCGGCGTGGCAATGCTCGCTGGAGCTGCCAGCGCATGCCACTGTGGGCGATGCCGTGCAAGCCAGCGGCTTCGCGGCGCGGTTTCCGGGCAAAGACGCCTGGCAGCTGGGGGTAGGGGTGTTCGGCAAGCTTTGCCGGGCGGATACGCCCCTGGCCGATGGCGACCGGGTCGAAATCTACCGGCCGCTCGACTTCGACCCGAAAGAGTCGCGCCGCCGCCGCGCCGAGCACCGGCGGGCCAAGGCCGCCCGGCAGGGGCGCGAGCGCCCGCCCGGGCTGCTGTAG
- the smpB gene encoding SsrA-binding protein SmpB translates to MSIIDNRKATHDYFIEDRFEAGLVLQGWEVKAIRENRVQLKESYVIVRDGELFLLGMHVSPLPTASTHVHPDAMRTRKLLLKAEEISKLIGKVEQRGYTLVPLNLHYKNGRIKLDFALGRGKKLYDKRDTAREKDWQREKERIMKHDTRNK, encoded by the coding sequence ATGAGCATCATTGACAATCGCAAGGCCACGCACGACTATTTCATCGAAGACCGCTTTGAAGCCGGCCTGGTCCTGCAGGGCTGGGAGGTCAAGGCGATTCGCGAGAACCGCGTGCAACTGAAGGAAAGCTACGTCATCGTGCGCGATGGCGAGCTGTTCCTGCTGGGTATGCACGTGAGCCCGCTGCCCACGGCATCCACCCACGTGCATCCCGACGCCATGCGCACCCGCAAGCTGCTGCTCAAGGCCGAGGAAATCAGCAAGCTGATCGGCAAGGTCGAGCAGCGCGGCTACACGCTGGTGCCCCTGAATCTGCACTACAAAAACGGGCGCATCAAGCTCGATTTTGCCCTGGGGCGCGGCAAGAAGCTGTACGACAAGCGCGATACGGCCCGCGAAAAAGACTGGCAGCGCGAAAAAGAGCGCATCATGAAGCACGACACGCGCAACAAGTAA
- a CDS encoding type II toxin-antitoxin system RatA family toxin — translation MHKVQRSVLVPYSAAQMFDLVADVEKYPEFMPWCGGTEVQSRTEHGMQASILISFAGMKQRFTTRNTHDYPERIDLELVDGPFSMLVGHWQFQALAEDACKVLFTLEYAFSNRALEMVVGPVFNRIATSFIDSFTKRAQAVYGE, via the coding sequence ATGCACAAAGTACAGCGATCCGTCCTGGTTCCCTACAGCGCCGCGCAGATGTTCGACCTGGTGGCCGACGTGGAAAAGTACCCTGAATTCATGCCCTGGTGCGGCGGCACCGAGGTGCAGTCGCGCACCGAGCACGGCATGCAGGCCTCGATACTGATCAGTTTCGCCGGCATGAAACAGCGCTTTACCACCCGCAATACCCACGATTACCCCGAGCGCATCGACCTGGAACTGGTCGATGGGCCGTTTTCGATGCTGGTGGGTCACTGGCAGTTCCAGGCGCTGGCCGAAGACGCCTGCAAGGTGCTGTTCACCCTGGAATACGCCTTTTCCAACCGGGCGCTCGAAATGGTGGTGGGGCCGGTGTTCAACCGCATCGCCACCAGTTTCATCGATTCTTTCACCAAGCGGGCGCAGGCGGTCTATGGCGAATGA
- a CDS encoding NfeD family protein — protein MWIWFGLAAAALIGEVASGTFYLLLVALGLAAGGIAAWLAAGLEWQLVACAVVALAGLLVLRRTGVLKKREIDAGRNADVNMDIGQTVEVESWSETGLTRVWYRGAHWQAELAAGQPRQPGPHVIAELRGTRLVLVPRETAERA, from the coding sequence ATGTGGATCTGGTTCGGGTTGGCGGCAGCCGCGCTCATCGGCGAAGTCGCCAGCGGCACGTTCTATCTGCTGCTGGTGGCGTTGGGCCTGGCCGCCGGGGGCATTGCCGCGTGGCTGGCGGCCGGCCTCGAATGGCAACTGGTGGCCTGCGCGGTGGTGGCGCTGGCCGGGCTGCTGGTGCTGCGTCGCACCGGAGTCCTGAAAAAACGTGAAATCGACGCCGGCCGCAATGCCGACGTCAACATGGACATCGGCCAGACGGTCGAGGTCGAGTCCTGGTCCGAGACCGGCCTGACGCGGGTCTGGTACCGGGGCGCGCACTGGCAGGCCGAGCTGGCCGCCGGGCAGCCGCGCCAGCCGGGCCCGCACGTCATCGCCGAGTTGCGGGGCACGCGCCTGGTGCTGGTCCCCCGCGAAACCGCCGAGCGCGCCTGA
- a CDS encoding VIT1/CCC1 transporter family protein has product MPAREHHRIFRAGWLRAAVLGANDGIVSTASLIAGVAAASAAHETVLTSGLAGLVAGSLSMAAGEYVSVRSQADTEAADLRLEQRSLTGNSAQELQELTDIYVDRGVAPELAQQVAVQLTRHDALDAHARDELGISVHNRAQPVQAALASAVSFASGAALPLITAAVTPVANMVSVVTATSVLWLAVLGAVAARTGGAPAVPAALRVMVLGGLAMLLTAGVGALFGVAV; this is encoded by the coding sequence ATGCCCGCTAGAGAGCACCATCGTATTTTTCGCGCCGGATGGCTGCGCGCCGCCGTGCTGGGCGCCAACGACGGCATCGTGTCCACCGCCAGCCTGATCGCCGGCGTGGCGGCGGCCAGCGCCGCCCACGAAACCGTACTGACGTCCGGGTTGGCCGGGCTGGTGGCCGGCTCGCTGTCGATGGCGGCCGGCGAGTACGTGTCGGTACGGTCGCAGGCCGATACCGAAGCCGCCGACCTGCGGCTGGAGCAGCGTTCGCTAACAGGTAATTCGGCCCAGGAACTGCAAGAGCTCACCGACATCTACGTGGACCGCGGCGTGGCGCCCGAGCTGGCGCAGCAGGTGGCCGTTCAGCTGACCCGTCACGACGCGTTGGACGCGCACGCTCGCGACGAACTGGGCATCTCGGTGCACAACCGGGCCCAGCCGGTGCAGGCGGCCCTGGCCTCGGCGGTATCGTTCGCCTCGGGCGCGGCCCTGCCGTTGATCACCGCGGCCGTCACCCCGGTGGCCAACATGGTGTCAGTGGTTACCGCCACGTCCGTGCTGTGGCTGGCCGTGCTGGGCGCCGTGGCGGCGCGCACCGGCGGCGCGCCGGCAGTGCCGGCGGCGCTGCGCGTCATGGTGCTGGGCGGCCTGGCCATGTTGCTAACCGCCGGCGTGGGTGCGCTGTTCGGCGTGGCGGTGTAG
- a CDS encoding acyl-CoA dehydrogenase family protein — MDLELTDEQRAFAQAARDFAQGELAPHAAHWDAEGIFPREAFARAGELGFCAIYAAEDIGGLGLPRLDATLVFEEMAAVDPSTTAFLTIHNMATWMVGQWGQPALREAWGPLLASGQKLASYCLTEPGAGSDAGSLSTRAQRDGDHYVLNGAKAFISGGGDTDLLVVMARTGGEGPGGVSAFAVPADSAGISYGRKEEKMGWNSQSTRPITFENVRVPAANMLGSEGEGFKIAMKGLDGGRINIGTCSVGAGQGALDAARRYMDERRQFGRRLAEFQALQFKLADMATHLVAARQMVRLAACKLDAGSPDAGTYCAMAKRFATDMGFQVCLDAQQIHGGYGYLRDYPLERLVRDTRVHQILEGTNEIMRVIVARQLLEKGADIR; from the coding sequence GTGGATCTGGAACTGACCGACGAGCAGCGCGCCTTTGCCCAGGCGGCGCGCGATTTCGCCCAGGGTGAACTGGCGCCCCATGCGGCGCACTGGGATGCCGAAGGCATCTTCCCGCGCGAGGCCTTCGCGCGGGCGGGCGAATTGGGCTTTTGCGCCATCTATGCGGCCGAAGACATCGGCGGCCTGGGCCTGCCCAGGCTGGACGCCACCCTGGTGTTTGAGGAAATGGCCGCCGTCGACCCGTCCACCACCGCTTTTCTCACCATCCACAACATGGCCACCTGGATGGTCGGGCAGTGGGGCCAGCCGGCCCTGCGCGAAGCCTGGGGGCCGCTGCTGGCCAGCGGCCAGAAGCTTGCGTCGTACTGCCTGACCGAGCCGGGCGCCGGCTCCGACGCGGGCTCGCTGTCCACCCGCGCGCAGCGCGACGGCGACCACTATGTGCTCAACGGCGCCAAGGCGTTCATTTCCGGCGGCGGCGACACCGACCTGCTGGTCGTGATGGCGCGCACCGGCGGCGAAGGCCCGGGCGGCGTCAGCGCCTTCGCGGTGCCGGCCGACAGCGCGGGCATCAGCTACGGCCGCAAAGAAGAAAAAATGGGCTGGAACAGCCAGTCCACCCGCCCCATCACCTTCGAGAATGTGCGCGTGCCGGCGGCCAACATGCTGGGCAGCGAAGGCGAGGGCTTCAAGATCGCCATGAAAGGACTCGATGGCGGCCGCATCAACATAGGCACATGTTCCGTGGGCGCCGGCCAGGGCGCGCTGGACGCCGCGCGGCGCTACATGGACGAACGGCGCCAGTTCGGACGCCGGCTGGCCGAGTTCCAGGCGCTGCAATTCAAGCTGGCCGACATGGCCACGCACCTGGTGGCGGCGCGCCAGATGGTGCGGCTGGCGGCCTGCAAGCTCGATGCCGGCTCGCCCGACGCCGGCACCTACTGCGCCATGGCCAAGCGCTTTGCCACCGACATGGGTTTCCAGGTCTGCCTTGACGCCCAGCAGATACACGGCGGCTATGGGTACTTGCGCGACTACCCACTCGAGCGCCTGGTGCGCGATACTCGTGTTCACCAGATACTCGAGGGCACCAACGAGATCATGCGCGTGATCGTGGCCCGCCAACTGCTCGAAAAAGGAGCCGACATCCGATGA
- a CDS encoding PaaI family thioesterase: MSVAPDPRAAQAALQRVHDSFARQTVMAAFGARLARVQPGQVDIELPFRADLCQQNGYLHAGISTAIADSAGGYAAFSLFEAGEDVLTSEFKMNFLAPADGERFLATGRVLKPGRRLTVCQVEVQAWRGQQSTLCLVGLMTAVRVAPR, from the coding sequence ATGAGCGTCGCCCCCGACCCGCGCGCGGCGCAGGCCGCGCTGCAGCGCGTGCACGACAGCTTCGCGCGCCAGACGGTCATGGCCGCTTTCGGCGCCAGGCTGGCGCGGGTGCAGCCCGGGCAGGTCGACATCGAACTCCCTTTCCGGGCCGACTTGTGCCAGCAGAACGGGTACCTGCATGCGGGCATTTCCACCGCCATCGCCGACAGCGCCGGCGGCTATGCGGCGTTTTCGCTATTCGAAGCGGGCGAAGACGTGCTGACCTCTGAATTCAAAATGAATTTCCTGGCGCCTGCCGACGGCGAGCGTTTCCTGGCCACCGGCCGTGTCCTCAAGCCGGGCCGCCGCCTTACGGTGTGCCAGGTCGAGGTCCAGGCCTGGCGCGGCCAGCAGTCCACGCTGTGCCTGGTGGGCCTGATGACCGCCGTGCGCGTGGCGCCGCGCTGA
- the ygfZ gene encoding CAF17-like 4Fe-4S cluster assembly/insertion protein YgfZ, with protein sequence MQSFFDSIPVRADGSAHCAALPDYAVVAASGADALTFLHGQLTQDVAGLPADAARLSGYCTAKGRLLATLVLWRAQTMPEASDAAEAARVYALTRRDLADALVKRLSMFVLRAKVKLAVAPLQAAGVWCSPEGLASLQSAAGGALPTAAWQRAELATGTWIAAPSARGALRWWWIASEAQLQQAGALAAQLARGTPDQWRGDDLAAGLPWVAAATQDLFIPQTLNLDLLDGVSFTKGCYPGQEVVARSHYRGTVKRRAAYGRLDGQADPPPPGTDIYDAAQPQEPCGRVIEASRDGVLFEIALAALAAGELRVGAPDGPHIAVAPLPYALAEGA encoded by the coding sequence TTGACATTCCTGCACGGCCAACTGACACAAGACGTCGCCGGCCTGCCCGCCGACGCCGCGCGGCTTAGCGGCTACTGCACCGCCAAGGGCCGCCTGCTGGCCACGCTGGTGCTCTGGCGCGCACAAACCATGCCCGAGGCGTCCGACGCCGCCGAGGCCGCGCGGGTGTACGCCCTGACGCGGCGCGACCTGGCCGACGCGCTGGTCAAGCGCCTGTCGATGTTCGTCCTGCGCGCCAAGGTAAAGCTGGCGGTGGCGCCGTTGCAGGCGGCCGGCGTCTGGTGCTCGCCGGAAGGCCTGGCCTCGCTGCAAAGCGCCGCTGGCGGCGCCCTTCCCACGGCGGCCTGGCAGCGCGCCGAACTGGCCACGGGCACCTGGATTGCCGCGCCTTCGGCCAGAGGGGCCCTGCGCTGGTGGTGGATCGCCTCCGAGGCCCAACTGCAGCAAGCCGGCGCCCTGGCCGCGCAACTGGCCCGCGGCACCCCCGACCAATGGCGTGGCGACGACCTGGCCGCCGGCCTGCCTTGGGTTGCGGCGGCCACGCAAGACCTGTTTATTCCGCAAACGCTCAACCTGGATCTGCTCGACGGCGTGAGCTTCACCAAAGGCTGTTATCCGGGCCAGGAGGTGGTGGCCCGCAGCCATTACCGCGGCACCGTGAAGCGCCGCGCCGCCTACGGGCGGCTGGACGGCCAGGCTGATCCGCCGCCGCCCGGCACCGACATTTACGATGCCGCCCAGCCGCAAGAGCCCTGTGGCCGGGTCATCGAGGCATCGCGCGACGGCGTGCTGTTCGAAATTGCATTGGCCGCGCTGGCGGCAGGCGAATTGCGCGTAGGCGCGCCCGACGGCCCGCATATTGCGGTTGCGCCGTTGCCCTACGCGCTGGCCGAAGGCGCCTGA